The proteins below are encoded in one region of Mycobacterium pseudokansasii:
- a CDS encoding GNAT family N-acetyltransferase, whose protein sequence is MPDGVSVRRAEPADYANVAPMHCQSWRLSHRGIVIPELLDLFDWQTWVDREYPLALSRAGWAMWLAESHGHVVGVCIFGPEPGNPGHLQIDALYVAAGHERRGIGSLLLDHALSSEPSHDAVLWCAEMNHQAQCFYQKKGFRRDGRSVLLTLLPGVLAVPQIGFTLHRSTGQG, encoded by the coding sequence ATGCCCGACGGTGTCTCGGTCCGGCGAGCCGAGCCGGCGGACTACGCGAACGTCGCGCCGATGCACTGCCAGAGTTGGCGATTGTCACACCGGGGAATCGTGATCCCAGAGCTGCTCGACCTCTTCGATTGGCAGACCTGGGTCGATCGGGAATACCCGCTAGCGTTGAGCCGCGCCGGGTGGGCGATGTGGCTTGCCGAGTCGCACGGCCACGTCGTCGGAGTGTGCATCTTTGGGCCGGAGCCGGGAAACCCTGGCCACCTTCAGATCGACGCGCTGTATGTCGCCGCGGGACATGAACGCCGGGGCATCGGCAGCCTCTTGCTCGACCATGCGCTCAGCTCTGAGCCCTCGCATGACGCCGTCCTGTGGTGTGCCGAGATGAACCATCAGGCGCAGTGCTTCTACCAGAAAAAGGGCTTCCGGCGCGACGGACGATCCGTCCTGTTGACCCTGCTACCGGGTGTGCTGGCGGTACCCCAGATAGGTTTCACCCTGCATCGATCCACCGGCCAGGGCTGA
- a CDS encoding class I adenylate-forming enzyme family protein: protein MGTGGLDTVGSAAFSAEESARYYAAGWWSDITLSDAARRNAELSPHRNAYVDRPGGSLTWNEFDCGATILADQLAGVGVVRGDRVAVWHGDSAAIHVLFVAIERCGAVVVGLGARAGPREVVRIVRDTRPKILISDRRRSHAAAGVAAEYPVPLLVLGRRGGAPALSVETKPGTLDVDCRLGPDDVFLINSTSGTTGRPKCVVHTQNRWHYFHQKAVAHGLLTADDVFLPVIAAPFGFGIWTSHTTPIHLGATAVILDRFTTSAAALAIAEHRVTVLCCVSTQLTMLMADAGCRKYDLSSLRVVFTGGEAVPYRPAADFEEITGAKILQFYGSNETGLLSGTTLDDERQRRLRTAGRVVPEMSVRLFDGDRDVTATGRGQPACRGPATSLGYLDGTDHDTLFTTDGWMRMGDLCEIDAEGYLTVTGRISEFIVRGGKNISAAQVEDAVLTHPAIAVAAAVSMPDPVFGEKVCLYAELTGSHTLELAELVNHLLGLGYSKELLPERLIVVDELPRSSGGKVAKSTLREDIHARMEVDNERC from the coding sequence ATGGGTACCGGTGGGCTCGATACCGTGGGTTCTGCGGCGTTCAGCGCCGAAGAATCGGCCCGCTACTATGCGGCCGGTTGGTGGTCGGACATCACGCTGTCTGACGCGGCGCGTCGAAACGCCGAACTCTCACCCCACCGGAACGCCTATGTCGACCGCCCGGGCGGATCGCTGACATGGAATGAATTCGACTGTGGTGCAACGATATTAGCCGACCAACTGGCGGGTGTCGGGGTAGTGCGGGGGGATCGGGTGGCGGTGTGGCACGGTGACTCGGCAGCCATCCATGTGCTGTTCGTCGCGATCGAGCGCTGCGGGGCCGTCGTCGTCGGGCTCGGCGCGCGTGCCGGTCCTCGCGAAGTCGTGCGGATTGTGCGCGATACCCGGCCGAAAATCCTGATCAGCGACCGGCGGCGCAGCCACGCTGCTGCGGGGGTGGCCGCCGAATACCCGGTGCCGTTGCTGGTGCTCGGCCGGCGCGGGGGAGCGCCGGCGCTGAGCGTCGAGACCAAACCCGGGACGCTGGACGTCGACTGCCGGCTCGGACCCGACGACGTCTTCCTGATCAACTCCACCTCCGGCACCACGGGACGGCCCAAATGTGTGGTGCATACCCAAAACCGTTGGCACTACTTCCATCAGAAGGCCGTCGCTCATGGGCTGTTGACCGCTGACGACGTGTTCCTGCCGGTCATCGCGGCACCGTTCGGGTTCGGGATCTGGACCAGTCACACGACTCCGATCCATCTTGGCGCCACCGCGGTGATCCTGGACCGGTTCACCACAAGTGCGGCGGCGCTGGCGATAGCCGAACACCGGGTCACGGTGTTGTGTTGTGTCAGCACGCAGTTGACGATGCTGATGGCCGACGCCGGGTGCCGGAAGTACGATCTGAGCTCGCTGCGTGTCGTTTTCACCGGCGGCGAAGCGGTGCCGTACCGGCCGGCCGCTGATTTCGAGGAAATCACCGGAGCCAAGATTTTGCAGTTCTACGGCTCCAACGAGACCGGGCTGCTCAGCGGGACCACGCTCGATGACGAGCGGCAACGCCGGCTGCGGACCGCTGGACGGGTGGTGCCGGAGATGTCGGTCCGGCTTTTCGACGGGGATCGCGACGTCACCGCGACGGGCCGCGGCCAGCCCGCCTGCCGGGGGCCGGCGACCAGCCTTGGCTATCTGGACGGCACCGACCACGACACGCTGTTCACCACCGACGGGTGGATGCGCATGGGTGACCTTTGCGAGATCGATGCCGAGGGGTACCTGACTGTCACCGGCCGGATCTCCGAGTTCATTGTGCGCGGCGGCAAGAATATCAGTGCGGCGCAGGTCGAAGACGCCGTGCTGACACATCCGGCAATCGCGGTGGCGGCCGCGGTCTCGATGCCCGATCCGGTGTTCGGTGAAAAGGTCTGCCTTTATGCCGAACTCACCGGCTCGCACACCCTGGAGCTGGCCGAACTGGTGAATCATCTGCTGGGCTTGGGCTATTCCAAGGAGCTACTGCCCGAGCGACTGATCGTGGTCGACGAGCTGCCTCGTTCCTCGGGCGGCAAGGTCGCCAAAAGCACGCTCCGCGAAGACATTCACGCCAGGATGGAGGTCGATAATGAACGCTGCTGA
- a CDS encoding class II aldolase/adducin family protein yields MNAAEPRPGGLEVWAPAVMPPIGVELSDEQALAVAFRHLAAIGFAENMAGHITWQPDGNTDMLVNPWGLWWQELTASDICVVDADARVVRGRWDVTPAIHIHTELHRVRDDARVVIHNHPYYVCVLAALGRLPELVHQTGSLFLDDLCLVDTYHGEVDSASRAADLAAHIGDANLTILANHGVIATGRSLAEAVYRAASIERVCKLAYDIMLTGKEPAQMNWADMAGMQRSLIERAADVYWAGAARMTIKADPEVLR; encoded by the coding sequence ATGAACGCTGCTGAGCCACGCCCGGGCGGCTTGGAGGTGTGGGCGCCGGCCGTGATGCCCCCGATCGGAGTCGAGCTGTCCGACGAGCAGGCGCTGGCCGTGGCCTTCCGCCACCTCGCCGCGATCGGGTTCGCCGAGAACATGGCCGGACACATCACCTGGCAACCCGACGGGAACACCGACATGTTGGTCAACCCGTGGGGGTTGTGGTGGCAGGAGCTCACCGCGTCGGATATCTGCGTGGTGGACGCCGATGCGCGAGTGGTCCGCGGCCGGTGGGATGTCACCCCGGCGATCCACATCCATACCGAACTGCACCGCGTCCGGGACGACGCAAGGGTGGTCATTCACAACCACCCCTACTACGTGTGCGTACTGGCCGCGCTGGGCAGGCTGCCCGAGCTGGTGCATCAGACCGGCTCGCTATTCCTCGACGACCTGTGCCTGGTCGACACCTACCACGGTGAAGTCGACAGCGCCTCCCGCGCAGCGGATCTCGCGGCGCACATCGGAGACGCCAACCTGACGATCCTGGCCAACCACGGCGTCATCGCAACCGGCCGCAGTCTGGCTGAAGCCGTCTACCGCGCCGCCTCGATCGAACGGGTATGCAAGCTGGCCTACGACATCATGCTCACCGGAAAGGAACCCGCGCAGATGAATTGGGCGGACATGGCGGGTATGCAACGCTCGCTCATCGAACGCGCCGCCGACGTGTACTGGGCCGGCGCCGCGCGGATGACCATCAAGGCTGATCCAGAAGTTCTGCGGTGA
- a CDS encoding amidohydrolase family protein gives MKSIDELATDPDFTTAKTGADRSVTLLPDPPRAQRHYTVISVDDHIVEPPDTFTGRLPRRFADRAPRVVDTDDGGQTWVYDGQVLPNVGFNAVVGRPVAEYGFEPVRFDEMRRGAWDIHERIKDMNLNGVYASLNFPSFLPGFAGQRLQQVTNDRDLALASVRAWNDWHLEVWAGSYPDRIIACQLPWLLDPGLGAAMIRENAERGFHAVTFTENPAMLGLPSIHSGHWDPMMAACAETGTVVNLHIGSSGSSPSTTDDAPSDVVGVLFFAYAISAAVDWLYSGLPSRFPDLKICLSEGGIGWVAGLLDRLDHMLSYHQMYGTWQAMGESHTPAEVFTRNFWFCAVEDKSSFVQYDRIGADNIMLEADYPHCDSTWPHTQQTIHDQIGGLPEDVVRKVTWQNAARLYRHPVPVHIQQNPDGF, from the coding sequence ATGAAGTCGATTGATGAGCTGGCCACGGACCCGGACTTCACGACCGCCAAGACCGGCGCGGACCGGTCGGTGACGTTGCTGCCCGACCCGCCCCGGGCACAACGCCACTACACGGTGATCTCGGTCGACGACCACATCGTCGAACCGCCGGATACCTTCACCGGCCGTCTGCCCCGCAGGTTCGCCGACCGGGCGCCGCGCGTCGTGGACACCGACGATGGCGGCCAGACCTGGGTTTACGACGGTCAGGTGCTGCCCAACGTCGGCTTCAACGCCGTGGTGGGTCGACCGGTGGCCGAGTACGGTTTCGAGCCGGTGCGCTTCGACGAGATGCGCAGGGGCGCATGGGATATCCACGAGCGCATCAAAGACATGAATCTCAACGGCGTCTACGCCTCGCTGAACTTCCCGTCGTTCTTGCCCGGATTCGCCGGCCAGCGGCTGCAGCAGGTGACCAACGATCGTGACCTCGCGCTGGCATCGGTGCGGGCGTGGAACGACTGGCATCTGGAGGTGTGGGCGGGCTCCTATCCCGATCGGATCATTGCCTGTCAGCTGCCGTGGCTGCTGGATCCCGGACTCGGCGCGGCGATGATCCGTGAGAACGCCGAGCGTGGATTTCACGCGGTCACGTTCACCGAGAACCCGGCGATGCTGGGGTTGCCGAGCATCCACTCGGGCCATTGGGATCCGATGATGGCGGCGTGTGCCGAAACCGGGACCGTGGTGAATCTGCATATCGGGTCGTCGGGTTCGTCGCCGTCCACCACCGACGACGCGCCGTCCGATGTCGTGGGTGTGCTGTTTTTCGCCTATGCCATTTCGGCTGCGGTCGACTGGTTGTACTCGGGTCTGCCCAGCAGGTTCCCCGATCTCAAGATCTGTTTGTCGGAGGGCGGCATCGGCTGGGTCGCAGGGCTGTTGGATCGCCTCGACCACATGCTGAGCTATCACCAGATGTATGGCACCTGGCAGGCTATGGGTGAAAGCCATACTCCGGCAGAGGTTTTCACCCGAAACTTCTGGTTCTGTGCGGTGGAGGACAAGTCGTCATTCGTCCAGTACGACCGGATCGGTGCCGACAACATCATGCTGGAAGCCGACTATCCGCACTGTGATTCGACGTGGCCGCACACCCAGCAAACGATTCACGATCAGATCGGTGGGCTGCCCGAGGACGTGGTGCGCAAGGTCACCTGGCAAAACGCCGCGCGTCTGTATCGTCATCCGGTGCCGGTGCACATTCAGCAGAACCCGGACGGATTCTGA
- a CDS encoding CBS domain-containing protein, whose amino-acid sequence MTTLPSAGSLPISTVTGDPVARVVADATVADVANAMVADNVGAIVIGDDERPAALVSERDIVRVVAAGKDPNAVRALDVASTKLVWCDSEATVDEVANQMMEHYIRHILVEHEGVPGGIVSARDLLGVYCAEADLKLD is encoded by the coding sequence GTGACTACCCTTCCTTCTGCTGGATCGCTGCCGATTTCCACCGTCACGGGCGACCCGGTGGCGCGTGTCGTGGCCGACGCCACCGTGGCCGATGTCGCAAACGCGATGGTCGCCGACAACGTCGGGGCGATTGTCATCGGCGACGACGAACGGCCTGCAGCGCTGGTCAGTGAGCGCGACATCGTCAGGGTCGTGGCCGCCGGGAAAGACCCGAACGCGGTGCGGGCCCTCGACGTAGCCAGCACCAAGCTGGTGTGGTGCGACTCCGAGGCCACCGTCGACGAGGTGGCTAACCAGATGATGGAGCATTACATCCGCCATATTCTGGTGGAGCACGAGGGCGTTCCGGGCGGGATCGTTTCGGCTCGCGACCTGCTCGGCGTCTACTGCGCCGAGGCCGACTTGAAGCTGGACTAG
- a CDS encoding glucose 1-dehydrogenase: MPNRLTGKVALVSGGARGMGASHVRALVAEGANVVFGDILDDEGNAVAAGVGDAAHYVHLDVTDPAQWEAAVEAALSRFGRLDILVNNAGILNIGTIEDYALSEWQRILDVNLTGVFLGIRAVVKPMKAVGRGSIINVSSIEGLAGTMASHGYTATKFGVRGLTKSTAVELGVSGIRVNSIHPGLVKTPMTQWVPEDLFQTALGRAAEPQEVSNLVVYLASDESSYSTGSEFVVDGGTVAGLGHKDFSAVDVAQQPDWVT, translated from the coding sequence ATGCCAAACCGACTGACCGGCAAAGTCGCACTCGTCAGCGGTGGCGCCCGCGGCATGGGCGCCTCGCACGTGCGGGCATTGGTGGCCGAGGGCGCCAACGTCGTCTTCGGCGACATCCTTGACGACGAGGGCAACGCCGTGGCGGCCGGAGTCGGCGACGCAGCCCACTACGTCCACCTCGATGTCACCGATCCCGCTCAGTGGGAGGCAGCAGTCGAGGCGGCCCTGAGCAGGTTCGGCAGGCTCGACATTCTGGTGAACAACGCCGGCATCCTCAACATCGGAACCATCGAAGACTATGCGCTGTCGGAATGGCAGCGGATTCTCGACGTCAACCTCACCGGGGTGTTCCTGGGCATTCGCGCCGTCGTCAAACCCATGAAAGCTGTCGGCCGCGGATCCATCATCAATGTCTCCTCCATCGAAGGGCTGGCCGGAACCATGGCCTCCCACGGCTACACCGCGACCAAGTTCGGGGTGCGAGGTTTGACCAAGTCGACGGCAGTGGAGCTCGGAGTCAGCGGAATCCGGGTGAACTCCATTCATCCCGGCCTCGTCAAGACGCCGATGACGCAGTGGGTGCCCGAGGACCTGTTCCAGACCGCGCTCGGCCGCGCCGCCGAACCGCAGGAGGTGTCCAACCTCGTCGTGTACCTGGCCAGCGACGAGTCGAGCTATTCCACCGGCTCGGAATTCGTCGTCGACGGCGGCACAGTGGCGGGCCTGGGCCACAAAGACTTCTCCGCCGTCGACGTTGCCCAGCAGCCTGACTGGGTCACGTAG
- a CDS encoding class I SAM-dependent methyltransferase: MVAPPKVDFSSVGWGSVEWTNLVTLYLRAYDSRSRKPILGDRAAAEAVDRIDYDFKRIHRTSLPATNQYLVVLRAEQFDDWCADFLRRHSDVVVLHLGCGLDSRPYRLAVPASALWFDLDQPGVIDLRRRLYDEADNYRMIGSSVTDPGWLQRIPAGRPALVVAEGLLMYLAEGDVRQLLTRLTDRFEHGEMLFDTTSPLGPRLSKIFTKGIVKWGIGDVRDIERWNPRLRFREQTSALASYQHIEAAPVRFLYRLLHATPFGDYDVLNRFEY; this comes from the coding sequence ATCGTGGCGCCTCCCAAAGTCGACTTCAGTTCGGTCGGTTGGGGTTCCGTGGAATGGACAAACTTGGTGACCCTGTATCTGCGGGCCTATGACAGTCGTTCCCGCAAGCCCATCCTGGGTGATCGGGCGGCCGCCGAAGCGGTGGATCGTATCGACTACGACTTCAAACGGATACATCGCACCTCGCTGCCGGCCACCAATCAGTATCTGGTGGTGCTGCGCGCCGAACAGTTCGACGACTGGTGCGCGGATTTTCTTCGCCGTCACTCCGATGTGGTTGTGCTGCATCTTGGTTGCGGGCTGGACAGCCGACCATATCGCCTCGCGGTGCCCGCGTCGGCGCTGTGGTTCGATCTCGACCAGCCGGGTGTCATCGACCTGCGCCGCCGGCTCTACGACGAAGCGGACAACTACCGCATGATCGGCTCGTCGGTGACTGATCCCGGGTGGCTGCAGCGTATTCCGGCCGGACGTCCCGCGCTGGTCGTCGCCGAAGGCCTGCTGATGTACCTCGCCGAAGGCGATGTCCGGCAGCTGCTCACGCGCCTGACCGACCGATTCGAGCACGGTGAAATGCTTTTCGACACCACCTCCCCGCTGGGGCCGCGGCTGTCGAAGATCTTCACGAAAGGCATCGTCAAATGGGGCATCGGCGATGTCCGAGACATTGAACGGTGGAACCCGAGGCTGCGTTTCCGCGAACAGACCTCCGCGCTGGCCAGCTACCAGCACATCGAGGCGGCCCCGGTGCGGTTTTTGTACCGGCTGCTGCACGCCACGCCGTTCGGCGACTATGACGTCTTGAACCGCTTCGAATACTGA
- a CDS encoding SDR family NAD(P)-dependent oxidoreductase, translating to MELTGKTVLLTGATGGLGRAIAAALADRGARLILSSRKAAELDKLATSLSGLDHRTVVSDLSDSGAAVALLAEAGEIDVLVANAALPASGKLDSFTAEQVDRALRVNLEVPVQLTRELIPVFTERGSGHFVFLSSISGKAPTPRASLYAATKFGLRGFALCLRDDLRPVGLGVSVVSPGAIGGAGMFADSGAAMPPLIGTGTPEQVGAAVVTAIERNRAEVTVAPLRQRALARFAANAPEMSSRLAGGIVAKAADEIAAGQTDKR from the coding sequence ATGGAACTAACCGGCAAGACTGTCCTGCTCACCGGTGCCACCGGCGGCCTCGGACGAGCGATCGCCGCGGCGCTGGCCGACCGCGGCGCGCGACTGATCCTGAGCTCCCGCAAAGCCGCGGAGCTGGACAAGCTGGCGACTTCGCTGAGCGGACTCGACCATCGAACGGTCGTCAGCGACCTGTCTGATTCCGGCGCCGCCGTTGCCTTGCTCGCCGAAGCGGGGGAGATCGACGTCCTGGTCGCCAATGCCGCGCTGCCGGCCTCCGGGAAGCTCGACAGCTTCACGGCCGAGCAGGTGGACCGTGCGCTGCGGGTCAACCTCGAGGTGCCGGTACAGCTGACGCGCGAACTCATTCCGGTGTTCACCGAGCGCGGGTCCGGGCACTTCGTCTTCCTTTCATCGATCTCCGGTAAGGCTCCCACACCGCGCGCTTCGCTCTATGCGGCAACGAAATTCGGTCTTCGGGGCTTCGCGCTGTGCCTGCGCGACGACCTGCGGCCGGTCGGGCTGGGGGTCTCGGTGGTCAGCCCGGGGGCGATCGGCGGCGCCGGGATGTTCGCCGACTCGGGAGCCGCCATGCCGCCGCTGATCGGCACCGGCACGCCCGAACAGGTCGGTGCGGCCGTGGTCACGGCCATCGAGCGCAATCGCGCGGAGGTCACTGTGGCCCCGCTGCGCCAGCGGGCGCTGGCCCGTTTCGCGGCGAACGCACCCGAGATGTCGTCGCGGCTGGCCGGGGGAATCGTGGCAAAGGCGGCGGACGAGATCGCAGCTGGTCAGACCGACAAGCGGTAA
- a CDS encoding NYN domain-containing protein produces the protein MTDSSATRVAVYFDFDNIVISRYDQVHGRGTFQKDKAKGLDPERLRAATVDLGAIMDFASSFGTLVLTRAYADWSAQVNARYHGQLVGRAVDLVQLFPAAAYGKNGADIRLAVDAVEDMFRLPDLTHVVIVGGDSDYIALAQRCKRLGRYVVGIGVAGASSQSLAAACDEFVTYDTLPGISTTVVAAQPKKQGRHASSAEPDEEPTAPDPQAAATSLLERALRIGQEKDDADWQHNSMVKAQMKRMDPSFSEKSLGFKSFSDFLRSRGDVVDLDESSTTRMVRLHSDAG, from the coding sequence ATGACTGATTCCAGCGCGACCCGAGTGGCCGTCTACTTCGACTTCGACAACATCGTGATCTCGCGCTATGACCAAGTACACGGACGCGGCACCTTCCAAAAGGACAAGGCCAAAGGTCTGGACCCGGAGCGGCTGCGGGCGGCGACGGTCGACCTGGGCGCGATCATGGATTTCGCGTCGTCGTTCGGCACCCTGGTGCTTACCCGCGCGTACGCGGATTGGTCGGCCCAGGTGAACGCCCGCTATCACGGCCAGCTGGTCGGACGCGCGGTCGATCTGGTGCAACTCTTCCCGGCAGCCGCATACGGCAAGAACGGCGCCGACATCCGTCTGGCCGTCGATGCGGTCGAGGACATGTTCCGGCTGCCCGACCTGACCCACGTGGTGATCGTCGGTGGCGATTCCGACTACATCGCACTCGCGCAGCGCTGCAAGCGGCTGGGCCGGTATGTCGTCGGCATCGGCGTGGCCGGCGCCAGCAGTCAGTCGCTGGCCGCCGCCTGCGACGAGTTCGTCACCTACGACACGCTACCCGGGATATCCACCACCGTCGTGGCGGCGCAGCCCAAGAAACAAGGACGCCATGCCAGCAGCGCGGAGCCGGACGAGGAGCCGACTGCACCCGACCCGCAGGCCGCGGCCACCAGCCTGCTGGAGCGGGCACTGCGGATCGGCCAGGAAAAGGACGACGCGGACTGGCAGCACAACTCCATGGTCAAGGCCCAGATGAAGCGGATGGACCCGTCGTTCAGCGAGAAGTCGCTGGGCTTCAAGTCGTTCAGCGACTTTCTGCGTTCCCGCGGCGACGTGGTCGATCTTGACGAAAGCAGCACCACGCGGATGGTGCGCCTGCACAGCGACGCCGGTTGA
- a CDS encoding thiolase family protein, with protein MSATKRRTAAVVGVHNTRQRRRLDGETSRSLAVKAIRGALDDAGLNLEDVDGISAGALSTALTYDLRLGPAWQGVGFGIGMITEAVTAIEHGMADVVVLVAAQAGEYRDHAATAPWTRPENEFVAPWGMFTAAEFALIARRHMHVYGTTREQLSIVAATIRNNGSRNPEAVYYQRGPFTPDDITASRPIAEPFHLLDCATTSEGGCALVVANLDKVQVARQPIYVLGSGADHYGPSYQHPPAWDLAGRRGDHVNGAVGARAAERAFGHAGLRRDDVDVLELYDPFSFEIIRQLEAFGFCGQGEGGPFVADGHIAIGGSHPVTTDGGTMSFSHAGRNPQMMQRAIRAVQQLRGEAGALQVPDARIALCSNGGAGALFTTVLILGVEPR; from the coding sequence GTGAGCGCGACCAAGCGCCGCACCGCAGCCGTCGTCGGCGTGCACAACACCCGCCAGCGGCGCCGCCTGGACGGCGAAACCTCCCGCAGCCTGGCGGTCAAGGCCATCCGGGGAGCCCTCGACGACGCCGGCCTCAACCTCGAAGACGTGGACGGGATCAGTGCCGGCGCATTGTCCACGGCACTGACCTACGACCTCCGCCTCGGGCCCGCCTGGCAAGGGGTGGGGTTCGGGATCGGCATGATCACCGAGGCCGTCACGGCAATCGAGCACGGCATGGCCGACGTGGTGGTACTCGTCGCCGCCCAGGCGGGGGAGTATCGCGACCATGCGGCCACGGCGCCATGGACCAGACCGGAGAACGAGTTCGTAGCGCCGTGGGGAATGTTCACCGCCGCAGAATTCGCGCTCATCGCCCGACGCCACATGCACGTCTATGGCACGACGCGCGAGCAGCTGTCCATCGTCGCGGCCACCATCCGCAACAACGGCTCGCGAAACCCGGAAGCCGTTTACTACCAACGCGGGCCGTTCACTCCCGACGACATCACCGCGTCACGGCCGATCGCCGAGCCCTTTCACCTGCTCGATTGCGCCACCACCTCCGAGGGAGGCTGCGCCCTGGTGGTGGCAAACCTGGACAAGGTGCAAGTCGCCAGACAGCCGATCTACGTGTTGGGAAGTGGCGCAGATCATTACGGTCCGTCGTATCAGCATCCACCCGCATGGGACCTCGCGGGCCGGCGCGGTGACCACGTCAACGGCGCGGTGGGCGCCCGGGCGGCCGAGCGTGCTTTCGGCCATGCGGGCCTGCGGCGCGACGATGTCGACGTGCTCGAACTCTACGATCCGTTCTCGTTCGAGATCATCCGTCAGCTGGAGGCGTTCGGCTTCTGCGGCCAGGGCGAAGGCGGACCGTTCGTCGCTGACGGTCACATCGCCATCGGCGGCAGCCACCCGGTCACCACCGACGGCGGAACCATGTCCTTCAGTCATGCCGGGAGGAATCCGCAAATGATGCAGCGCGCGATTCGGGCGGTTCAGCAGTTGCGTGGCGAGGCCGGCGCGCTTCAAGTTCCGGATGCACGGATCGCGTTGTGCAGCAACGGGGGAGCGGGTGCCTTGTTCACCACGGTGCTGATTCTCGGAGTCGAACCGCGATGA
- a CDS encoding Zn-ribbon domain-containing OB-fold protein — translation MSSGELLRPQTGPVPHPSSPLSAPFWDGCRAGELRYQRCQGCGAANFPPAEHCRQCLSANLAWMPSAGVGEIYSWTVVYRPATPEFEPPYAPAIVTLDEGYQMLTDVVGMAPADLAIGMRVQVQFHEVGSDLTLPYFTPLRPVSITAVTSVCASVDTR, via the coding sequence ATGAGTTCGGGCGAGCTTTTGCGGCCGCAGACCGGGCCGGTGCCGCACCCGAGCAGTCCGCTCAGCGCTCCTTTCTGGGACGGATGCCGAGCAGGCGAGCTGCGCTATCAACGTTGTCAGGGGTGCGGCGCCGCCAATTTCCCGCCGGCCGAGCACTGCCGGCAGTGTCTGTCGGCGAATCTAGCCTGGATGCCCAGTGCCGGGGTCGGCGAAATATACAGCTGGACAGTGGTTTACCGGCCGGCGACACCCGAGTTCGAGCCGCCATATGCGCCGGCGATCGTCACGCTGGACGAGGGCTACCAGATGCTGACCGACGTCGTCGGGATGGCACCGGCGGATCTGGCCATCGGCATGCGGGTCCAAGTGCAATTTCACGAGGTCGGCTCTGACCTGACGCTCCCGTATTTCACGCCGCTTAGACCGGTGTCGATCACGGCTGTCACATCTGTCTGTGCGTCGGTTGACACGCGTTGA